Genomic window (Streptomyces sp. RerS4):
CCGCTACCTCGACGTGGTCGTCGTCGAGCCCGGCGACCCCTGCCCCGCCTGCGGAGCCGGCCTGCGGCTGGACCGGGCGATCGAGGTCGGCCACATCTTCCAGCTCGGCCGCAAGTACGCCGACGCCTTCGGCCTCGACGTCCTCGGCAAGGAGGGCAAGCCCGTCCGCGTCACCATGGGCTCCTACGGCATCGGCGTCTCCCGGGCCGTCGCCGCGCTCGCCGAGCAGACGGCCGACGCGCGCGGCCTGTGCTGGCCCGCCGAGGTGGCCCCGGCCGACGTGCACGTGGTGGCGGCGGGCAAGGCCGTACCGCTCGCCCTCGCCGAGGAGGCCGCCGCCGCGTTGGCCGCCGCCGGGCGCCGGGTCCTGCTCGACGACCGGGCCGGGCTCTCCCCGGGCGTGAAGCTCACCGACGCGGAGCTCATCGGCGTGCCGTGGATCCTCGTCGCCGGACGCCGCTCCGCCGACGGGATCGTGGAACTCCAGGACCGCTCCACGGGCACCCGCGAGGAACTCCCGCTGGCCGACGCCCTCGCCCGCCTGAGCTGACCCGGGCCCCGCCTGAGCCGACCCGGGCCCCCGCCCGCGCCCCGCCCCCGGCCGTCACGCCGCCGGGCGGGGCCGTTCCTCCGCCGCGCCCGCCGTCGTCGCGTCGGGCTCCGGATCCGGGTCCGCGTCCATCGCGGGCAGCGGAGCTGCTGCCCCTGCTCGACCTCGTGCGGCGCCGCCGCGCGGACGGCGCCGCCGGCGCGGACGGCGCCGCCGGCGCGGACGGCGCCGCCGGCGCGGACGGCGCCGCCGGCGCGGACGGCGCCGCCGGCGCGGACGGCGCCGCCGGCGCGGACGGCGCCGCCGGCGCGGACGGCGCCGCCGGCGCGGACGGGGCCGCGGGCGGGGTCGTGGACTGGGCCGCGCGTTCCAGGAAGCGCAGCAGCTCCACCGGGAACGGCAACACCAGCGTGGAGTTCTTCTCCGCCGCCACCGCCACCACCGTCTGCAGCAGACGCAGCTGGAGCGCGGCCGGCTGCTCCGACATCACCGCCGCCGCCTCCGCCAGCTTCTTCGACGCCTGGAGCTCCGCGTCCGCGTTGATCACCCGGGCCCGCCGCTCGCGGTCGGCCTCCGCCTGGCGGGCCATGGACCGTTTCATCGTCTCCGGCAGCGAGACGTCCTTGATCTCGACCCGGTCGATCTGCACGCCCCAGCCGATCGCCGGACTGTCGATCATCAGCTCCAGGCCCTGGTTCAGCTTCTCCCGGTTCGACAGGAGGTCGTCCAGGTCCGATTTGCCGATGATCGACCGCAGCGAGGTCTGCGCCATCTGCGAGACGGCGAACCGGTAGTCCTCCACCTCGATGATCGCGCTCGCCGCGTCGACCACCTTGAAGTACACGACCGCGTCCACCCGCACCGTCACGTTGTCCCGCGTGATGCCCTCCTGGGCCGGCACGGGCAACGTCACGATCTGCAGGTTCACCTTCCGCAGCCGGTCCACCACGGGGACGATGACCGTGAACCCCGGGGGCCGCACCCCCGGGCGCAGCCGACCGAAGCGGAACACCACGCCGCGTTCGTACTGCTTCACCACCCGGGCGGCCGCGCCCAGGTACACCGCGATACCCGTGGCGGCGGCGATGCCCGCTGTCAGGAGTTCTTCGACCATGACGGCCACCTGCCCCTGCCGGGCCTACCTTCCTACCTACGGTATGCCCTACAACCAGGCCGCGAACTCCAACAGCAGCTCCGCGTCCCGCCGCCGCCCGGCCGCCAGCGCCCGGTTGCCGGACTCCACCGCCCGGAAGACCGTCCAGCCCCGCAGCCGGTCGCGATCCACCTCCAGCGAGTCCGCGAGCTTGTTCACCCGGCGACGGGCCCCGGCCGCCCCCGCCGACGTGGCCACCTGGTCCTCCACCCGGTCACGGACCAGCCGCGCCAAGTCGTAGGCCCGCTCGCCGACCAAGGGCTCGGGGCCCACCGTCAGCCACGGCGCCCGCTCGCCCGCCAGCACCTTGCCCTGCCGGAAGTTCCCGTGCAGCAGCAACCGTTCGCCCGGCGACGCCGTCAGCTCCTCGCGCAGCGCCATCGCCGTGTCCGCCAGACTCCGCAGCTCCGACGGCGCCGCGCGCAGGGCCGCGCACTGGGCGGACGTACGCTCCGCCACCGTCTCGAACGGGTGCCCGGCCGGCGGCTCCACCCACAGCCGCCGCAGCGTGCCGCACGCCTCCAGCAGGGCCTTCGCCTCCGGCAGCGAGCGCAGCGACACCTCCGGGTGGAGGCGTTCCAACAGGACGCCCCCGTCCTCCTCGTGGTGGCGCGAGTCGAGGACCCGTACGGCCCCGAAACCACCCCAGTGGGCGAGCGCGGCCAGCTCCCGGTCCGGCCGGGCCCCCGGAGGCGCCAACTTCAGCGCGGCCGGGGTGCCGTCGGCGTACCGGACGAGGAGCACCAGACTGCTGCGCCCACCCGGGGCCTGGACCCGCTGGGCCACCACCTTCCGCCGCTCCAGCGCCTCGTCGGCCAGCTCGGGCAACCGCCCGAGCCACTCCGTGTCCCGCGCCGATGCCGGCAGCTCGCCGAGCGCCCGGACGAGTCGCTGCGGCGGTTCGAAAGCCATGCGTGCGTGGTCCCTTTCAGCTGTTGCGGGCTCGCTCCGAACGTTCCGAGAGCCCAGGGAAGGCTACGCCGACCCCGCGCCAGCGTGCCGCGCGCACGGCCGCGGCGCTCAGCGCGTCTGCCGCCTCCCGGCGCAACCGGCCGTCCGCCGACCGGACGAGATCGGAGTACGCGCCCGCCACCCGGTCCTCGATCTCCGCCGCCAACCGCTCCGTGTCCGCCGGGGAACGCAGCTCGAACGGCAGGGCGTACGCCGCCTCGCTCGGCTGCGGCGCCCCGCCCAGCTCACGCACCGTCCGGGTCAGCGCGTCCCGGCGCGCGAGGTGCGCCCCGTAGGCCTCCCGGGCCTCGCCGGCGCGGCCGGGCGCGCTGCGGGCGCCGATGACCCCGTAGCCGTACACCGCCGCGTGCTCGGCGGCCAGCGCGGCCTGGGCGGCCTGCAGGGGCCGGTTCGCGGGGGAGGTTTCGCGCTTCACGAGGCGGCTCCGGGGTTCGTGGTCAGCAGGTACGCGTGGACGGCGCCGCAGGCCGCCACCGAGGCCAGCATCCGGGCCAGTTCCCCGGGGGCGCCGGCCAGCGCGATGGTCCGCGCCTCGGACAGGCTCCGCTCGGCGTCGGCCAGCGCGCCTACGGCCTCGGCGGGCTGCGCGGGCACGGGCTCCCGGCTCGCGGCCGGGGCGCCGGGGCGCCGGCGGAGGAGCCGCCGACGGCGACGCCTTGGCGTGCGGGAGGCCCCGGCGGCCGCGCCGGGCGAGGCCGAGGCCTTCCCCTCCGGGGCCGGGAAGGCCAGCGCGGAGGCGTGCGCGGCGACGGCGGCGCGCAGCGGCGCGAGGCGTTCGGCGAGGGCGGGATGGGCCGCGAGGGTGGCGTCGTAACGTTCCAGCAGTTGCTCGCTCTCACGCACGGCCGCCTCCCGCATCCGCCGTTCGAGTGGAATCCCGGAATCGGCCCCGGACGGGTCGCCCCCGCCGGTGCACCCGGTGAGCAACGCGGCCCCGGCCGCTCCGGCGGCTCCGGCGAGCAGGCTCCTTCGCGAGGGCCTCAAGGGCAGGGTCCAGGGCACGGCGACGTCCTCGGGGGTGATGTCGGGGCAGGGTGTGATCACGGTACCCGGGGGCGCCCAGGACGGCGCGGACGGCAACACCCTCCGCGACCGGATACCCTTTGACCTGACACGCGACGGAAAACCACAACAGCACACGCGGCCGAGGAGTCACCCGGATGAGCACCACCCAGAGCGACAGGCTGCGCGGACTGCTGGAGCCGCTCGTCACCGCCAAGGGCCTGGACCTGGAGGACATCGAACTGTCCAAGGCAGGCCGCCGCCGGATGCTGCGGATCGTCGTGGATTCCGATGAGGGTCTCGACCTGGACCTGTGCGCCGAGCTGAGCCGTGAGATCTCCGACAAGCTCGACGAGACCGACGTGATGGGCGAGGACGAGTACCAGCTTGAGGTCAGCTCTCCGGGCGCGGACCGCCCGCTCACCGAGCGCCGTCACTACGTACGGGCCATCGGCCGTCTCGTGAAGTTTCAGCTGTCCGCCGAGGGTGACAAGGGTGAGGAACTGATCGCCCGCATCCTCGACGTCGACGACGAGGGCATGGACCTCGAAGTTCCGGGCGTGAAGGGCCGCAAGGCGACCGCCCGCCGCATCGCGTTCACCGACATCGCCAAGGCGCGTGTCGAGATCGAGTTCAACCGCAAGGACAAGAAGGAAGAGGAGGCGTAGCCGTGGACATCGACATGAGTGCCCTGCGGGGTCTGGTCCGGGAGAAGGAGATCTCCTTCGACCTGCTCGTCGAGGCGATCGAGTCGGCCCTCCTCATCGCGTACCACCGCACCGAGGGGAGCTTCCGGCGCGCGCGTGTCGTGCTGGACCGCACCAACGGACACGTGGTCGTGTGGGCGACCGAGGACCCGAGGGACCTTGAGGAGGGCCAGGAGCCCAAGGAGTTCGACGACACCCCGTCGGACTTCGGACGGATCGCCGCGACGACCGCCAAGCAGGTGATCCTCCAGCGTCTGCGCGACGCCGAGGACGACCTGACCTTCGGCGAGTTCGCCGGCCGCGAGGGCGACGTCATCACCGGCGTCGTCCAGCAGGGCAAGGACCCCAAGAACGTCCTCGTCGACATCGGCAAGCTGGAGGCCATCCTGCCGGTTCAGGAGCAGGTCCCCGGTGAGGAGTACCCGCACGGGCTCCGCCTGAAGGCGTACGTCGTGCGAGTGGCGAAGGGCGTGCGCGGTCCGTCCGTGACCCTCTCGCGCACCCACCCGAACCTGGTGAAGAAGCTGTTCGCGCTGGAGGTCCCGGAGATCGCCGACGGCAGCGTCGAGATCTCCGCGATCGCCCGCGAGGCCGGCCACCGCACCAAGATCGCCGTCCGGTCCACCCGTTCGGGCCTCAACCCGAAGGGCGCCTGCATCGGCCCGATGGGCAGCCGCGTGCGCAACGTGATGGCCGAACTGCACGGCGAGAAGATCGACATCGTCGACTGGTCGGACGACCCGGCGGAGATGGTGGCCAACGCGCTGTCGCCCGCCCGGGTGAGCAAGGTCGAGGTCGTGGACTGGGACTCCCGGTCCGCCCGCGTCACCGTGCCCGACTACCAGCTGTCGCTGGCCATCGGCAAGGAGGGCCAGAACGCCCGCCTCGCCGCACGCCTGACCGGCTGGCGCATCGACATCCGCCCCGACACCGAGGTGCCCTCGGACGAGGACGGCGGCCGGGACGGCCGGGACTCCCGGGACTCCCGGGACTCCGGCCGGGAATAAATCGCTACCGACCGGAGGTTTCCGGACGGTAGACAGGGACCCTCGAACCGGGGGTCCCTCCGGGAACACCACCCGGGATCACAACGACATCCGTTCGATTTTTCACCTGAAGGGGTGAGGTCGGTACGGGGAGGTAGACTTAGGCGTGTCTGGCCGGACGCAAGCCCGCGCATGCCCCGAACGCACCTGTGTGGGGTGTCGGGAGCGAGCGGCCAAGAGCGATCTGCTGCGCATCGTGGCGATCGAGGACCAATGCGTCCCCGATCCTCGCGGTACGCTGCCCGGCCGGGGCGCCTACGTGCACCCCGCCGCGGTCTGCCTCGACCAGGCGGTCCGCCGCAGAGCGTTCCCCCGGGCCCTCCGGTCCGCAGGAACGCTCGACACGACGGAACTGCGCGCAGCCCTGGCCCTCACGGCCGGGGCGACACCGTAAGAAGAAGTACGGCACGGACACCCCGTGCGGTCAGGTACCTCGCGAGTTGGAAGTAGGTCGAGATTGCGATGAGCACTCGATGAGTACGCGATGAGTACGCCCATGAAGTAGCGACGGTCCGGCGTAACCCGGACCTAAAAGGAGCGAAGTGGCTAAGGTCCGGGTATACGAACTCGCCAAGGAGTTCGGGGTGGAGAGCAAGGTCGTCATGGCCAAGCTCCAAGAACTCGGTGAATTCGTCCGTTCGGCGTCCTCGACGATCGAGGCGCCGGTTGTACGCAAGTTGACTGACGCACTGCAGGGTCCCGGCGGCAACGCCGGCAAGACCGCTGCGAAGCCCGGGGCGCCCCGCAAGGCCGCGCCCGCCAAGCCCGCGGCGCCCTCCCCGGCCGCTGCGGCACGTCCCGCTGCCCCCAAGCCCGGCGCACCGGTGGCTCCCAAGCCCGCCGCCGAGGCTCCGGCCGTCAGCACCCCGGTGACCCCGGCCGCCTCCGGCCCGCGTCCCGGCCCCAAGGCTCCGGCCGCCCCGAAGCCCGCTCCGGCGGTCCCCGTGGCGACCGAGTTCTCCGCGCCCCGGCGGCCCCGGCCGCCCCGGCGCGACCCGCCGCGGCCCCGGTCCCCGTCCGGCGCAGCAGCGTCCGGCCGCCCCGGTCAGTCCGGCGCCCGTCCCGGCGCCCCGCGTCCGGCCGGTGCCACCCCGGTGCCCAGGGTCAGCAGCGCCCCGGTGGCGCTCAGGCCCCGCGTCCCGGTGGCGCCCGTCCGGCCGGTCCCCGTCCGGGCAACAACCCCTTCACCTCCGGCGGCTCGACCGGCATGGCGCGCCCGCAGGCGCCCGTCCGGCCGGCGCTCCCCGTCCCGGTGCCCCGGCGCCGGTGGTCAGGTGCTCCGCGTCCGCAGGCGGCCCCGGTGGCGCCCCGCGCCCGCAGGGTCCCGGCGGCGCCCGTCCGACCCCGGGCGGCATGCCCCGTCCGCAGGGCGGCGCCCCGCGTCCGGGTGGTGCTCCCGGTGGTAACCGTCCGAACCCGGGCATGATGCCGCAGCGTCCCGCTGCCGGTGGTCCCGGTCCCCGTCCCGGTGGCGGCCCCGGTGGCCGTGGTCCCGGTGCGGGCGGTGCCCGTCCCGGTGGCGGCGCCGGTCGTCCCGGCGGCGGCTTCGCCGGTCGTCCGGCCGGTCCGGGCTCGCGTCCGGCGGGCGGCGGCTTCGGCGGCCCGCGTCCGGGTGGCGGCGGCTTCGGCGGCGGTCCGGCCGGTGCCGGTGGCGGCGGTCGTCCCGGTTTCGGCGGGCGTCCCGGTGGTCCCGGTGCCCGTGGTGGCACGCAGGGTGCCTTCGGTCGTCCCGGCGGTCCGGCGCGTCGTGGTCGCAAGTCCAAGCGCCAGCGTCGCCAGGAGTACGAGGCCATGCAGGCCCCGTCGGTCGGCGGCGTGATGCTGCCGCGCGGTGGCGGCGAGACCGTGCGCCTGTCGCGCGGTGCCTCCCTCACCGACTTCGCGGAGAAGATCAACGCCAACCCGGCGTCGCTCGTCGCCGTGATGATGAACCTCGGCGAGATGGTCACGGCCACCCAGTCCGTGTCCGACGAGACCCTCCAGCTCCTCGCGGGCGAGATGAACTACGTCGTTCAGATCGTCAGCCCGGAGGAGGAGGACCGCGAGCTCCTCGAAGGCTTCGACATCGAGTTCGGCGAGGACGAGGGCGGCGAGGAGTTCCTGCTCCCGCGTCCGCCGGTCGTCACCGTCATGGGTCACGTCGACCACGGTAAGACCCGCCTCCTCGACGCCATCCGCAAGACGAACGTCGTCGCGGGCGAGGCCGGTGGCATCACCCAGCACATCGGTGCCTACCAGGTCTCCACCGAGGTGAACGACGAAGAGCGTCGCATCACCTTCATCGACACCCCGGGTCACGAGGCGTTCACCGCCATGCGTGCCCGCGGTGCGAAGTCGACCGACATCGCGATCCTCGTGGTCGCGGCCAACGACGGCGTCATGCCGCAGACGATCGAGGCGCTCAACCACGCCAAGGCCGCCGGCGTCCCGATCGTCGTCGCGGTCAACAAGATCGACGTCGAGGGTGCCGACCCGACCAAGGTCCGCGGTCAGCTCACCGAGTTCGGTCTGGTCGCCGAGGAGTACGGCGGCGACACGATGTTCGTCGACATCTCCGCCAAGCAGGGTCTGCACATCGACTCCCTGCTGGAGGCCGTCGTCCTCACCGCCGACGCCTCCCTCGACCTGCGCGCCAACCCCGAGCAGGACGCTCAGGGTATTGCGATCGAGTCCCACCTCGACCGCGGCCGCGGTGCCGTCGCCACCGTCCTCGTCCAGCGCGGTACCCTCCGCGTCGGCGACACGATGGTCGTGGGCGACGCCTACGGTCGTGTGCGCGCCATGCTCGACGACAAGGGCAACAACGTCGAGGAAGCGGGTCCGTCGACCCCCGTCCTGGTCCTGGGTCTCACCAACGTCCCCGGCGCCGGCGACAACTTCCTCGTCGTCGACGAGGACCGCACCGCCCGTCAGATCGCCGAGAAGCGTGCTGCGCGTGAGCGCAACGCCAACTTCGCCAAGCGCGTCCGCCGGGTGTCCCTGGAAGACCTGGACTCGGTCCTCAAGGCCGGTCTGGTCCAGGAACTCAACCTCATCATCAAGGGCGACGCGTCCGGTGCGGTCGAGGCCCTGGAGTCCTCGCTGCTCCAGCTCGACGTCGGCGAAGAGGTCGACATCCGCGTCCTGCACCGCGGTGTGGGTGCGGTCACCGAGTCCGACATCTCGCTGGCGATGGGCTCCGACGCCATCGTCATCGGTTACAACGTCCGTGCGGCCGGCCGTGCCGCGCAGATGGCGGACCGCGAGGGCGTCGACGTTCGCTACTACTCGGTGATCTACCAGGCCATCGAGGAGATCGAGGCGGCCCTCAAGGGTCTGCTCAAGCCGGAGTACGAAGAGGTCGAGCTCGGTACGGCGGAGGTCCGCGAGATCTTCCGCTCGTCCAAGCTGGGCAACATCGCGGGTGTCCTCATCCGCTCCGGCGAGGTCAAGCGCAACACGAAGGCGCGGCTCCTGCGCGATGGCAAGGTCATCGCCGAGAACCTCACCATCTCGGGTCTGCGCCGCTTCAAGGACGACGTCACCGAGATCCGCGAGGGCTTCGAGGGTGGTATCAACCTCGGCTCCTTCAACGACATCAAGGTCGACGACGTCATCGCGACGTACGAGATGCGCGAGAAGCCCCGCGCGTAAGCGCGAGGCACATCGCACCGTGTCGTAACCCCGGGGCCGGTCGGCGGAATATCCGTCGATCGGCCCCGGCCGTTGCGTGTACCGTTCTGGTGACCCTGCCGCGCGTCGGCCGGCAGGCCACCTAACCCGAACCGGCGGGACATCCGGAACTGCATGTACGTGGGGACTCTGTCCTTCGATCTGCTCCTCGGCGACGTTCATTCGTTGAAGGAGAAACGCTCCGTCGTCCGGCCCATCGTCGCCGAGCTCCAACGCAAGTTCTCCGTGAGCGCGGCCGAGGTGGGCGACCAGGATCTGCACCGCAGGGCCCGTATAGGGGTCGCCTTGGTGAGCGGGGACGCGGGGTTCCTCTCGGACGTACTGGACCGCTGTGAGCGGCTGGTCGCGGCACGTCCGGAAGTGGAGCTGTTGTCGGTGCGACGGCGGATCCACGGTGATGAAGACTGACAGCAAGCAATAAGGAGACGGACCAGTGGCCGACAATGCGCGGGCTAAGAAGCTGGCGGACCTCATCCGGGAGGTGGTGGCCGAGAAGCTGCAGCGTGGTGTCAAGGACCCCCGCCTCGGTACGCACGTGACCATCACGGACACCCGGGTCACCGGCGACCTGCGGGAGGCCACGGTCTTCTACACGGTCTACGGCGACGACGAGGACCGCGCCAGCGCGGCGGCGGGCCTGGAGAGCGCCAAGGGCGTCCTGCGCTCCGCGGTCGGTCGGGCGGCGGGGACCAAGTTCACCCCCACCCTGACCTTCGTCGCGGACGCCCTCCCGGAGAACGCCAAGACCATCGAGGACCTCCTCAACAAGGCGCGCGCCTCCGACGCCCAGGTGCGCGAGGTCTCCTCCGGAGCCCAGTACGCCGGCGAGGCCGACCCGTACAAGAAGCCGGGCGACGAGGACGACGAGGACGCAGCCGCGGAATGAGCACCAACGCAGGGAAGACTCCGGACGGCCTGGTCATCGTCGACAAGCCGTCCGGTTTCACTTCGCACGACGTGGTCGCCAAGATGCGCGGCATCGCCAAGACCCGCCGCGTCGGCCACGCCGGCACGCTCGACCCGATGGCGACGGGTGTCCTCGTCCTCGGCGTCGAGAAGGCCACCAAGCTCCTCGGGCACCTCGCGCTGACGGAGAAGGAGTACCTCGGGACGATCCGGCTCGGGCAGTACACCGTCACGGACGACGCCGAGGGCGAGATCACCGAGTCCGCGGACGCCTCCGGGGTGACCCGGGAGGCCGTGGACGCGGGGATCGCCAAGCTGACCGGCGAGATCATGCAGGTCCCGTCCAAGGTCAGCGCCATCAAGATCAAGGGCGTGCGCTCCTACAAGCGCGCCCGCGACGGCGAGGACTTCGAGATCCCGGCCCGGCCGGTCACCATCTCGTCGTTCCAGGTGTACGACATGCGCGAGGCCGAGGCCGAGGACGGCACCAAGGTCGTCGACCTCGTCGTCTCCGTCGTCTGCTCCAGCGGTACGTACATCCGCGCGCTCGCCCGCGACCTGGGCGCCGACCTGGGCGTGGGCGGTCACCTGACGGCGCTGCGCCGCACGCGCGTGGGCCCGTACAAGCTCGACAAGGCGCGCACGCTCGACCAGCTCCAGGAGGAGCTGACCGTCATGCCGATCGGCGAGGCGGCGGCCGCCGCGTTCGCGCGGTGGGACCTGGACGCCCGCCGGGCGGGGCTGCTGGCCAACGGCGTGCGCATCGACATGCCGGACGAGTACAAGGACGGCCGCACGGTCGCCGTCTACGGGCCCGAGGGGCGGCTGCTGGGGCTCGTGGAGAGCAAGGGCGGCAAGGCGAAGTCGCTCGCGGTCTTCGTCTGATCCGCGGGTGAGGGGCGTCCGCTCATCGAGCCGGGCCCGGCCGGGCGGTCTTCGCCGGCCGGGCCCGGTGTTCGTTGACGTGGAGCGGTGAGCGCGCGTCGCCGCCGCTCACCGCTCCACCACCCCCCTCGGATAGGTCTCTATCCACCCGACGCCGATAGTTCACCCGTCCGAGCAGGCGCTCGGAGTGAATGGAGGGGGCGTAAGGGGGCGCTTTCGCCGCGCGTGCTTTTCGTGCCGATCTTCACTTGCCTACCGTCATGACCACGGGTCCCGCGGCGGGGGAGTGGTGCGGCGATGAATGACGAGGTCACGGACGGTACGAGGGTCTTCGGGGACGCCCCCGGGGACGAGGTGACCGATGTGGGGAGCGGCGCCGAGCTCGTCCTGATCCACGACCTCGTGGGCCGGACGCGCGGCACCGGATTCGTGGCTGACGACCGGGGCACGGTGATCACCAGTCACGAGACCGTCGCCGGCCTGACCCGGCTGGTGCTCGCCGGCCCCGGGGAGCGCACCTGGCGGGCCGAGGCCCTGGACCTGACCCCCCTCCCCGAGCTGGGCCTGGCCCTCGTACGCACCGACGGGCTCGGCGTGCGCCCCCTGCCCGTCGCCCTCCGCGAGGCCGTCCGGCCCGGGACGTACGTACGCCTCCCCGCGCGGGGCTGGCGCCAGGCGCGGGTGCTCGGGGCCGGAGCGGAGGTCACGCACAGCACGCCGGAGCGCTGCCACGTGCTGCCCGCCACGCTGGAGCTGGCCATCGGCACCGACGGCCGGGACGCCCTCGAACTGGGCGGGGAGGCCTGCGGGGCGCCGGTCCTCGACGCGGCGACCGGGGCGGTGCTCGCGGTGGTGGGCGCCGGCCTGCGGGCGTACCCGCACGGCGGCCCTTCGCCATCCCGCTGCGCGCGGCGGCCGCCGCCGACCCGGCCGGCCCCCTCGCCGCCCTGCTGGAGCGCAACGCCGCCACCGTCCCGGCGTACGGGGCCGAACTCAACCTCGCGGGCGCGCTGGAACTCACCGCCACCACGGTGGGCTCGGCCGTCGGACCGGCCTGTGCCGGGGACGGTGACCCCGGGCGGCCGGAGCCCGTGGAGCGCCCCCGGATCGCCGCCGAGCTGGCCGCGTTCACCGAGGGGGACCGGCTGGTCCTCGGCCTGGTCGGGGACCCCGGCACCGGCCGCACCACCGCCCTGGCCGGCCTCGCCGCCGACCGGGCACGCGGAGCCCGACCCGCCCCGACGCTCTGGCTGCGCGGGGCGGACCTGCGCGCCGGCGACGCCTCCCTGGCCGACGCCGTGACCCGGGCCCTGACGGCCGCGGGGCGCATCATCGCCGCCGCGCCGGGGGGAGCGGGGGCGGACCTGTGCGACGTACCCGGGGATACCGCCTGGGCGGCGGCGGCCGAGGGGGACGCGGAACCGGGGGACGTGCGGCGCCAGGGGGTGTGGGTTCCCGCGCCCCGGGCTGCCGCGGACCCCGCCGTTTCGGCGTTCGCCTCCCTGGATCCCGCTGCCTGGGGGGTGGGGGGCCCGGGAGGCGGCGGCTCGGAGGTCGTCGGGGGCGGTGTCTGGATGCCGGCGGCTGCCGTATCGGCGAGTGCCCCGGGGGCGTGGGCCCCGGAGCCGCACGCCGCACGACCCGCCTCCCCGAATCCCGGCGAAGGCCCGGGGGCCGCCACCTCGGAGCCCTGGCTCCCGGGGCCGTCCGGTTGGGGCCCAGCCCCCGCGGGGCCCGTTCCCACGGGGCCCGTCCACGCGGGGCCCTTCTCCGCCGGGCCCTTCTCCGCCGGGCCCGTCTATG
Coding sequences:
- a CDS encoding aminoglycoside phosphotransferase family protein: MAFEPPQRLVRALGELPASARDTEWLGRLPELADEALERRKVVAQRVQAPGGRSSLVLLVRYADGTPAALKLAPPGARPDRELAALAHWGGFGAVRVLDSRHHEEDGGVLLERLHPEVSLRSLPEAKALLEACGTLRRLWVEPPAGHPFETVAERTSAQCAALRAAPSELRSLADTAMALREELTASPGERLLLHGNFRQGKVLAGERAPWLTVGPEPLVGERAYDLARLVRDRVEDQVATSAGAAGARRRVNKLADSLEVDRDRLRGWTVFRAVESGNRALAAGRRRDAELLLEFAAWL
- a CDS encoding ferritin-like domain-containing protein; this translates as MKRETSPANRPLQAAQAALAAEHAAVYGYGVIGARSAPGRAGEAREAYGAHLARRDALTRTVRELGGAPQPSEAAYALPFELRSPADTERLAAEIEDRVAGAYSDLVRSADGRLRREAADALSAAAVRAARWRGVGVAFPGLSERSERARNS
- the rimP gene encoding ribosome maturation factor RimP: MSTTQSDRLRGLLEPLVTAKGLDLEDIELSKAGRRRMLRIVVDSDEGLDLDLCAELSREISDKLDETDVMGEDEYQLEVSSPGADRPLTERRHYVRAIGRLVKFQLSAEGDKGEELIARILDVDDEGMDLEVPGVKGRKATARRIAFTDIAKARVEIEFNRKDKKEEEA
- the nusA gene encoding transcription termination factor NusA — translated: MDIDMSALRGLVREKEISFDLLVEAIESALLIAYHRTEGSFRRARVVLDRTNGHVVVWATEDPRDLEEGQEPKEFDDTPSDFGRIAATTAKQVILQRLRDAEDDLTFGEFAGREGDVITGVVQQGKDPKNVLVDIGKLEAILPVQEQVPGEEYPHGLRLKAYVVRVAKGVRGPSVTLSRTHPNLVKKLFALEVPEIADGSVEISAIAREAGHRTKIAVRSTRSGLNPKGACIGPMGSRVRNVMAELHGEKIDIVDWSDDPAEMVANALSPARVSKVEVVDWDSRSARVTVPDYQLSLAIGKEGQNARLAARLTGWRIDIRPDTEVPSDEDGGRDGRDSRDSRDSGRE
- a CDS encoding YlxR family protein; the encoded protein is MSGRTQARACPERTCVGCRERAAKSDLLRIVAIEDQCVPDPRGTLPGRGAYVHPAAVCLDQAVRRRAFPRALRSAGTLDTTELRAALALTAGATP
- a CDS encoding DUF503 domain-containing protein, which translates into the protein MYVGTLSFDLLLGDVHSLKEKRSVVRPIVAELQRKFSVSAAEVGDQDLHRRARIGVALVSGDAGFLSDVLDRCERLVAARPEVELLSVRRRIHGDED
- the rbfA gene encoding 30S ribosome-binding factor RbfA; this encodes MADNARAKKLADLIREVVAEKLQRGVKDPRLGTHVTITDTRVTGDLREATVFYTVYGDDEDRASAAAGLESAKGVLRSAVGRAAGTKFTPTLTFVADALPENAKTIEDLLNKARASDAQVREVSSGAQYAGEADPYKKPGDEDDEDAAAE
- the truB gene encoding tRNA pseudouridine(55) synthase TruB — encoded protein: MSTNAGKTPDGLVIVDKPSGFTSHDVVAKMRGIAKTRRVGHAGTLDPMATGVLVLGVEKATKLLGHLALTEKEYLGTIRLGQYTVTDDAEGEITESADASGVTREAVDAGIAKLTGEIMQVPSKVSAIKIKGVRSYKRARDGEDFEIPARPVTISSFQVYDMREAEAEDGTKVVDLVVSVVCSSGTYIRALARDLGADLGVGGHLTALRRTRVGPYKLDKARTLDQLQEELTVMPIGEAAAAAFARWDLDARRAGLLANGVRIDMPDEYKDGRTVAVYGPEGRLLGLVESKGGKAKSLAVFV